Proteins encoded together in one Camelus dromedarius isolate mCamDro1 chromosome 11, mCamDro1.pat, whole genome shotgun sequence window:
- the WBP2NL gene encoding postacrosomal sheath WW domain-binding protein → MAVNQSHTENRHAAIIPFGESETLKPSAVLSVLKQCSDVDLSFLQQPVGSNLFGGTKRGTLFLTSYRVIFVTSHSVNDPMFSFMMPFDLMSNCTVEQPVFAPNYIKGTIQAAPDGGWEGQAVFKLAFRKGGAIEFAQLLTKAASAAARGMPLGNVNSWFGPSGLYVITAPGGMMYTQQTPCPVVIYGPPPAGYGAPPGGHGAPPVRYGPPPARYGPPPGGYRPPPVGYGALPAGYGAPPAGYGAPPVEYGAPPVTYEASPAVYGAPPAGNEATLPAYETPSAENRAASHKSMAAQLEASLPSTSSQAHLPPSKK, encoded by the exons TGTCTTGAAGCAATGTTCAGATGTGGACCTCTCCTTCCTACAGCAACCAGTGGGATCCAATCTCTTTGGTGGTACAAAGAGGGGAACATTGTTTCTCACTTCATACCGG GTGATCTTTGTGACTTCACACTCAGTCAACGAccccatgttttcttttatgatgCCATTTGATCTGATGAGTAACTGTACCGTTGAACAACCAGTCTTTGCCCCCAACTACATTAAAGGAACCATTCAGGCAGCTCCGGATG gtggCTGGGAAGGACAGGCTGTTTTTAAGTTAGCCTTCAGAAAAGGAGGTGCCATTGAATTTGCCCAGCTGCTGACGAAAGCTGCCTCTGCTG CTGCCAGAGGAATGCCACTTGGAAATGTAAATTCCTGGTTCGGCCCTTCAGGACTGTATGTTATTACTGCGCCAGGGGGCATGATGTATACCCAACAGACGCCTTGTCCAG TTGTGATCTATGGACCCCCACCAGCAGGATATGGAGCCCCGCCTGGGGGACATGGAGCCCCACCTGTGAGATATGGACCCCCACCTGCCAGATATGGACCCCCACCAGGCGGATATAGACCCCCACCTGTGGGATATGGAGCCCTACCTGCAGGATATGGAGCCCCACCTGCAGGATATGGAGCCCCACCTGTGGAATATGGAGCCCCACCTGTGACATATGAAGCTTCACCTGCAGTATATGGAGCTCCCCCAGCTGGAAATGAAGCCACACTTCCAGCATATGAAACTCCATCCGCTGAAAATAGAGCAGCTTCTCACAAATCTATGGCAGCTCAGCTTGAGGCTTCTCTTCCCTCTACCTCTTCTCAGGCCCATTTACCACCTTCGAAGAAGTAA